Genomic window (Pectinophora gossypiella chromosome 5, ilPecGoss1.1, whole genome shotgun sequence):
TAATCGACACTTTaagtcattatttttattaggtaacATATCATTACACCCGTGCCGTGTTAACTTATATCATACAAACAAGAgaacaaaagaaacaaaagaagaaACTAAGACTAGTTTCTTCAGAGAGACCTCTGTTTTGTgttcttttcttcttttgtttgtcctttaataacaaataattctTATTCTTTCAACAGGCtgttaaatacattaataaagtctcactaaatgttgaAATAGTAGTAGTGTTTGCATATCAAAGGTAAGTTCTAaagtataaatatattgttaGATGTAATCATACTTATAACGTAGTGTTAGAAGAGGACTAGGCCTAGGAGGGAGTACGCGCCACACGTCCCGACAGCTGTCAATAAAAGAAGCGAGCATGGCGCGCGGCTCACTTTTGTCGCGGCTACGGAACCGAACGGACGTTCACTGTTTTCatattgctttttactaaacttgtGCTTTAAATCCTATTTTCTAGTTCATTTGtaattctttaaatttatttaagttataagtatttTTGCCTACGTTtgaccgtatttttttaaataattattttccaaaTCGCTAAAAGTAGAGTTTCTAGGACAAAACAATTTCTTTTAATGAGAAACTTTTAAGGCtactttcctcaaaaacaatatgtatatggcactgtacagattttccttcgtttaaccttctaatttcatgtaagtatcttaatttatctttgttttttggtataaatgatgagcctttttattacacccagacacaattacatcttccacccattattattctgatcaaaataaagagtagcaataaaggtagcaacataattctatacataatgatgctaattcctgtaaataccatctaattttattttaagttatatctgtcattttcttatccgccgaaaaggaaaaggacgggtaatcgacaagcataaaatttatggaacacacgtcaattttaagcacaaatctaaaccaaccgtctaaaaattttacatccgtcaataacccgacacagttaagtagacagcacgtcaaacggattgcataccagcgatgtaccttttgattcgcccgggttattcattcatttactcattcttcctaaaattaagagctgtgaatcatccgtccctttccttttcgacggatatgaaaatgacggatataacttaaaataaaattaggcggtggctgcaggaatcggggccattgtaatcCTAATattaaacaacaattatttttatcccTGCTTCTGCCGTTATagctgtacaacgccacctgttttgtttttggtgaactcagcctggaaagtcccctcATTAGGATATCCTGTTTCAGATAAACAACTCATATACTTTCCTAATGACTTATGATACGAATGGAGATAGATCTCTGAATATATATTACGTTGTAACTATGTGTGTCTAGACACACATACGCTCTCTCTTAAGTCTAGACTTAAGAGCccatgtttttattgtttttttttttataacagctTCTGTGTTTTCGTGATTAGAGCATTAGATTCACGATCTGTAGgtctaggttcgattcccgacggggacattgtcgacaaCACTTTTGAAACCGTCctttcacctgattgtccgaaaaagtaagatcgtgcttcggagggcacgttaggtagtagctattagccgtaaaaataccacCTCCGCCaatccgcagtagagcagcgtggtggagtatgctcaggAGCATGTATGAAAATCAGTATCATAGTTTAGCTACTGTAaggagcgctggtaattgtaataaaaccccacacaaacaattgaatgaactgtattacttaggatattaattaaggcccgtatttataaaccgaTCTCAATACCGCTCTCAAGAGCGATATCAACTGAGTCACTCTCAAGATGTAAACAGCGTCTTAAGTGCGACGTTAATTAATAGACGAATATTGAGCGCGTATCACATGATATCGATCTCAAGTTCAGGATCTCAAGTAAACGTCCTAATTGAGTGAACTATAGACCGAACGAATCAACGTTTCGTtcctgctttaaaaaaatatttcggtttagggcttcaaacatattaaaaattgttcaattctttactaaaatgttaaaattattataattcaaacgtaggttatttaaattaattataaaaacggtcatttaacgttttaaaaataatttgttatgatttcaaaacgcaatgcgtagtgaaaacaaaacgcaacaaacatcattctcaaaaaaaaagacgCGTCCTTCGCAaccacttgttttgtttttgtatagttTAGACTTTAGTTATCAATAATAAACGTAAAGTAATTACTGTCCATAACGATGTCAACAATTAAGAAGCATATTTTTACTCCcctcgagaagaaaacttttttggatATATTGAAAAGATACTCCTCGGTGATAGAGAATAAGGATACCGATGGCGCTTCATTACGCGCAAAAAATGAAGCTTGGGATATTGTAACCAGAGAATACAACGCAAGCCCTCATGCTACCAATCAGGTAAACAAAGTTATTTAACCTTTGGTGCGCGATTTCCTCTCGCTTTTTGctagttttttataattgcatccttgattttaggttacaaataaacaacttagGAGATTGTGGATGAACCTCAAGCAGCGGCAAAGGGAAGCACTGACAAAAGAACGTCAACATCGGCTAGCTACTGGAGGAGGGCCTGCAACCAGTGATGCAGTTGTAGACCCAGATGTGTCTGAGGTGGCCCCTGCTCTAATAGTTGGTATCGATGATGCTGTTGACTCTGATACAATTCcaggtaagtaattttcttctaatatagcatcacacctatatcgccgaaggggtaggcagaagtatatagtaaatacaaaatcactacttgccagctatgtttaagtctgagGGGTGAGCCTATGGCCAATGGTCTAGAGCcagagctgggattcaaacctggcaGTATGTTGTAAGCCACACATTCTCCAAAAACAGCTATCATCAAttctatcatttttaaatatgtaaattagatcttttttatatttctctgtttaaattactttgttccAGTAACCGCTGACCTTGCCGTCCAAGAAGTAAATATGGACTTGCAGCCCGTCTCTTGTCTTCCCTCAACTTCTTCCCAAATACCATCCACCAGTGCATTTTCTTCATCACCATTCCCATGCGCTGTTGTTACACAAGCACCACTTGCCCTTGCCCCAACCCGGACAACATTGACACCACCTCCACCTGGAGTAGGTCCACTACTGTCTCTCACTGcaaccactccaccaccagCTCTCCCTACAACCACTCCGCCACCACCTCTCCCtacatccactccaccaccaccacctcttactgcttccactccaccaccacctcttcctacatccactccaccaccacgtcTTCCTACCCCACCTCCACGTTTTCCTACTCCACCTCTTATTAACCCATCAAATACAGCTACCCAAACTTTTCAAAGGCATAAAAGTTCTATTCTGGATAAGGAATATAAAGACAGACAGAGACGGGCTAATGAGATTCATGAGTTGGAGGTTTTATTGTTAAGAGAAAGAATAAGAGAAGCAAAGGCGAGAGCAGACCTCGCAGaacttcaactgcagcagcagtgttcgtcaggtacatcagtattatctacttgctcatcatactattttaaaaactagtatAGCTTTGTTAAGTCCTGGtataattaataacacttttcatCTAATTTGTTTCAGATACTGCAACTGATGCCTGAAGAGCGGATgtggcataatataataaatggaatattgttaatttattaaataaaagcatataagtcaatatataaaatatgttttattaaataatttcaaatactaTTCAATCACAAAGCACTGCCCATAAAGattattggtaataattttcaacaattgaatttctaattaaaaatccagtgctagtgcttggtattaaactatctgtttcttcttgttcatcattctgattctcatcaaaaaccatgacatcatttaaaattaatgacaagttGTGTAATACCGCACATGATACAATTATATGAGAAACAGTTGACAGTTTGTTACCTAGGCCTCTAGATAAACAGGGAAACCTCCGCTTCCAAATGCCGAATGTTCTTTCCACAACATTTCTGGTTTTTATTTGAGCTCTATTGTACCGTACTGAGGGAGCATCTTCGGGGGCAGGTCTTATAGGTGTGAGAACAAAAGGTAGTGTAGGATACCCATTGTCTCCGACAAGTCTTCCATTTAAAATACCCTGcgtgtattttatgtaaactgatgacatttgaaatatcctagaatcgtgCATGCTGCCTGCCCATCTGGCTACTATGTCTAATATTTCCCTGCGGGGCCCTGCAACAACCTGGACATTAATAGAAAAATCTGATTTCCTATTTCTAAAGACTTCATGGTGCTGGCACCCTGGTGTTGATACAATTTTAACATGGGTACAGTCAATAGCTCCATCGATCCCGGGAAGTCCAGGCCACTGTCCATGTCTACCCATCTCTTTAAACAATTCTCTGTTTCTGTTAGCCTCTGCTCCTCGGGGAAACTTTATGTAGTGTGTATGCAATTGAGCTAGCAACTTTGAAACCTTCGTAATAATATTTGAGGCGGTAGGCTGTGATATGTGCAGTAAGTCTCCACAGACTATCTGAAAAGGCAAGGTTTGTGtaagtcatttatgtaaaattaaattacttcctATTACTAACTTATTCCTGTCCTGGACACAGGCTTTCTTTCATTTACTCGTTCAGAAGGATATGGTGCATTGCTCTACTGTATCCAGACCTCAAGATGTTCAGATACATAGTAATTTCGGTGTTCATTGTGCTGTCACTTACACTTTTTAAAGACAAAAGTAGAATAATTAGTATTGAATAAATTCTAGCTTACCTGAAATGACGCTGTAGCATAAAATCTCAGAGTTAATAAAACTGCTATTTCCGGAGCAATCGGTAGACCTCTGTTGTCCTGTTTTTCTAAGTCACTTCTCAGTAACGATGTTATAAACAATACAGATTCTTGGCAGAATCTGTATCTTTTCTGGAACCGATCCGCTCGCATTTCAAAGGGATTTTCGGCGTCCCTGATATAAACTTTTGGCAAACGATACGCATCTTGCCATAACAAATCGTCGTAATGATCTAAATCGTCGTAATAATtgatttcttgtaaaatattttctaattccaTTATCGCGAGATCACAAAACCCGCACTCAAGTCACGGTTTGACGGCACTCAGCAAACACGATCTTAAGTAACATCTTGAGAGCACTCTTGAGAGCCgagtttcgtttattaatacggcgtcactcagttgatatcgtaaccctaaacgcgcacttaagttccgtttattaataaggacgtcatcttaagagctcactcaagatagatctcagagataagagcggtttataaatacgggccttaattacaagatccaaacattgagacgcgttggcttgctcgcgctagagatgtgactgaccataaatggtagactattaggtatgtcccatacagctACAGCTAGGCTACAATATTTGTTAAGCTGAAGCTGTTGCGACATTAACTACAATAAGTATTAAGTCgtctaacaacataacataagctcacggctaaattccaattggggaagtcagagcaagatgaactaagtacccacacctcaccgtgctttctgttaaagcgacgtggtaggtggtgaaccgtatcgtcgCGCGTCGTCTTTAAtcgtcaagccaactgtgttagggaAAACTACACTTCAGATAAATCCTTATTGAAATTACTTATTGATTTATATTAAGTGttaatttcactaacacagttggcttgaccattaaagacgacgatacggctcactacctaccACGTCGCAAGTTCGGTACCGTTGTTCGAACCAGcgctgtaccacaggaccacagtgacattTTATGATAGGtataaaaaaacctaaaatactttgtacattgaaaataatcattttttattgaaataacttattttgtaaattaaaactTTTCGCAGTGACGGATACCACAATAATGTACAATGCAACAATAAATTTCAGTCGCACATTTTGCTTTAAAATATACGTATTATATTGAAAACCGCAATTAAACTCGGTCCGCGGtaaaaacggtataatgctgATGATgttgataccgaccccgccggcatgggcgacgattttcctcaatcagcgcttatcgctatcgacccactagggcaggcctgagagtgccccgtagggtgcgaacctcggctcagggcgtcgtttgagaggaaaacatatttgaaagataagcgctgattaagggaagtcgttgaccacgccggtggggtcagtatcggggtcctgaagtgtttggtatcgcgagctgattactgatgctgattggctgcttctatggctagagtaatcaggtcgtcgaTTTCTAATACGTACATAGAAGCGCTTCGGAATGTGTTATTGATGCGAAAGAATTTCCTCAACCATCAATAACGTAAGACGTGAATACTGTTGTGAATATAAAATGTGAATCTTTGACTTTCATCTCTTAGAAAGTCACACAAAGTCTCTTCTcgtattacaatatttataaaactccCGAATTCAATTTTCAAAAGTATAATTCCTTTGCTAAACTGCCAACGATATCCCTTAAGAGGAAAAGAGTATAAATGCGAtactctttaaaaaaaagtttaggaacgcattcgaaattcaaatgcGGGACGGAACTGGACCGGGGTCTGCCGGGAATCAAAATGGCTGGTGTAAAAAGGTCGCGATTCGAAGGCCATTCGCGAAATAGCGGGCAGTTATCAAACAAACTTGTCAAATAAACATATATCTGGGATACTGAGATATCTCTGCCGGATTGTGTAAATAGTAAATACGCGGTTGAGAATATTGATACTTTTTGTGTGAGTGGGTGCTATCGTAATCTCGTGTAAATATTGAAAACCTTGATTGTGGTGATATGTAGTCCCACTTATGGGCAAGTAAGTAAGCCTTTCGactacaatacaa
Coding sequences:
- the LOC126366635 gene encoding formin-like protein 1, which codes for MSTIKKHIFTPLEKKTFLDILKRYSSVIENKDTDGASLRAKNEAWDIVTREYNASPHATNQVTNKQLRRLWMNLKQRQREALTKERQHRLATGGGPATSDAVVDPDVSEVAPALIVGIDDAVDSDTIPVTADLAVQEVNMDLQPVSCLPSTSSQIPSTSAFSSSPFPCAVVTQAPLALAPTRTTLTPPPPGVGPLLSLTATTPPPALPTTTPPPPLPTSTPPPPPLTASTPPPPLPTSTPPPRLPTPPPRFPTPPLINPSNTATQTFQRHKSSILDKEYKDRQRRANEIHELEVLLLRERIREAKARADLAELQLQQQCSSGTSVLSTCSSYYFKN